The DNA window CTCGCGCCCGAGCAGAAGGTCGTGCTCGACACCGATCCGGATCGTGCCCGCGCCGTCGGTCGTCCCGCGATCGAGCTGTACCTGGGGCTGGACAACTACGTCCGCAACCTGAAGCGCCTCGGCTACACCGACGAAGACGTCACGAAGCCCGGCAGCGACCGGCTCGTCGACACGCTCGCCCTGCACGGCGACGCCGCGACCATCGCGCGCGGCCTGAACGCCCACCTCGAAGCGGGCGCCGACCACATCACCGTCCAGGCCAGCGGCAGCGAGCCGCTGGCGACCTACCGCGAGCTGGCGAAGGTCCTGCTCTGACCGGCGGGCGGGGGCGGTACGCCGTCCCCGCCCGGTGTTTGACCTCCAGCGAGGTCGAGGTTCTACCGTCGGAACCATGACCGAGATCTGGCACGGCGAGCAACTCGACCTCGACGCGTACCTGGCGAAGATCGGCTTCACCGGCGAACCGGAACCCACGGTGGAGGCACTGGCGGCCCTGCACGCCGCGCACGTCGGCGGCATCGGGTTCGAGAACGTGGACATGCTGCTGAAGCGCCCGTACCGGCTCGGCGTCGAAGACCTGCAGGACAAGCTGGTGCGGCGGTCGCGCGGCGCCACCTGTTCCGAGCACACCACCTTGTTCGCCGCCGCGCTCGACCGGATCGGCTTCGGTGTCACCGGTCTTTCCGGCCGGATCCTGATGGGCAGCACCAAGATCCGCCCCGCGACACACGGCTTGCTGCGCGTGGAAACCGCGGAAACGGCGGACACCGGCCGGGTTTGGGCCTGCGACGTCGGTTTCGGCGGCGGGCCGCTGGCCCCGATCGAACTCGCCGACGGCGCGGAAGCGTCACCAGGGGTGTGGCGCTACCGGTTGGCGCGGGGCCGCACGGAACTCGGCGGCGAGCGCTGGACCCTCAGCTCGGTGCGTGACGGCGCCTGGATCGACGTCCACGCGTTCACCCTCGACCCGCGCTACCCCGCCGACTACCAGCTGACGAGCCATTTCATCGCGACACATCCCAAGTCGCCGTTCGCGGGCAGGCTCTTCGCGCAGCGGATGCTGCCGGAATCCTTGCTGATCCTGGACGACACGCGGCTCACCGTGAACACACCCGAAGGCGTGCGGGAAGAGCGCGCGATCGAACCGCGCGAGCTCCCGGCGACGCTCGCGGACAGCTTCGGTGTCGCGCTCGACGCCGACGAGGCGGCGGGCCTGGTCGCGTTCCTCGAAGCGAAGCGGGAGCAGGATTCGGCGGCGTAGCGCCGAAACTCCTGGTACCGAGGGTGCCGGTGCGGCGTGTGGGCGCGGGCACGGTGTCCACCCCCCGGCCGACCTCGTACGATTCGGCCTGGACGCACCCTTGTTTCGAGGAGGACAACGATGCCCATCGCCACCCCCGAGGTCTACGCGGAGATGCTCGACCGGGCCAAGGCGAACGAGTTCGCCTACCCGGCCATCAACGTGACCTCGTCGGAAACCCTGAACGCCGCGATCCGCGGGTTCGCCGAGGCGGAGAGCGACGGCATCATCCAGTTCTCCACCGGCGGCTCCGAGTTCGCCTCCGGCCAGAAGGTCAAGGACATGGTGGTCGGCGCCAGCGCGCTGGCCGAGTTCGCGCACGTGGTCGCCGCGAAGTACGACGTCAACGTCGCGCTGCACACCGACCACTGCCCGAAGGACAAGCTCGACGGCTTCGTCCGCCCGCTCATCGAGATCTCGGCCGAGCGCGTGAAGAACGGCCAGAACCCGCTCTTCCAGTCCCACATGTGGGATGGCTCCGCGATCGACCTCGACGAGAACCTGGAGATCGCGCAGGAGCTGCTCGCCAAGACGGCCGCCGCGAAGATCATCCTCGAGGTCGAGATCGGCGTCGTCGGCGGCGAAGAGGACGGCGTCGCGAACGACATCAACGACAAGCTGTACACCGCCGAGGGCGACTTCCTGAAGACCATCGACGCGCTCGGCGCCGGTGAGAAGGGCCGCTACCTGCTCGCGGCGACCTTCGGCAACGTGCACGGCGTGTACAAGCCCGGCAACGTGAAGCTGCGCCCGGACGTGCTCAAGGGCGGCCAGGCCGCGGCCGCCAAGAAGCTGGGCCTCGCCGACGACGCGAAGCCGTTCGAGCTGGTGTTCCACGGCGGTTCGGGTTCCACACCGGAGGAGATCCTGGAGGCGGTGTCCTACGGCGTGGTGAAGATGAACGTCGACACCGACACCCAGTACGCGTTCACCCGCCCGATCGCGGAGCACTTCTTCAAGAACTACGACGGGGTCCTCAAGATCGACGGCGAGGTCGGCAACAAGAAGGTCTACGACCCGCGCAGCTACCTCAAGGCGGCCGAGGGCGGTATGGCCGCTCGCGTCGTCGAGGCCGCGCAGAACCTGAAGTCGGCGGGTCAGAAGCTCTGAGCTTGGTCCAGACCACCGGGCCGGGCACGGTCTCCGCGACCGTGCCCGGCCCGATGGCTGGGGTTCACTCGTCAGGGTGGTGAGTTTGCCCGGCACCCCGTCGGCGCGGCATCGTGTTCGCCGATGATGTCGAAACGTGTGGTCGCGGCCGTGATCGTGTTCGCGCTGGTGCTCGCCAGCGGCAGTGTGCTGGCCGGGCTCTTCCTCGGCTGAGGGACGGGCAGAATGGCGGTATGACGCACAACCTGCTGGGACCGGAGCCGACCCGCCTGCCCGAGCACACCGCCGCGCAGGCCGCACTGGACGCGGGCACGGATCCCGCCGAGGTCGCCGCCGAGCACCCGTACTACAGCGAAGCCTGGGCCACGCTCGCCGAGAAGGCGTTCGACGCGGGCGAGACCGTCGCCGCGTACGCCTACGCCCGCACCGGCTACCACCGCGGGCTCGACCAGCTGCGCCGGGCGGGCTGGAAGGGCTTCGGGCCGGTGCCGTGGGAGCACCGCCCGAACCAGGGCTTCCTGCGCGCGCTCGCCGTGCTGGCCAAGGCCGCGCGGAAGATCGGCGAGACCGAGGAATACGACCGCTGCCGCACCTTCATCACGGACTCGGACCCGGCCGCCGCCGAAGCCACCGGCCTCTCCTGACCCGCGAGCTCGTCCGGCCGCTGCCCCGAAGGTGGCTTGCGGGGCATCTGGCGCCCCGAAAGCCACCTTCGGGGCATGCGCCGTCCGCGTAGATCAGGCGGCGGCTTGCAGGGGCGGGGCTTCGGTCATCGTGTCGAGATCCGGCGAGGCCACCACGCGGTTCCGCCCGCTGCGCTTGGCCGCGTAGACGGCCGCGTCCGCGGCGGCCAGTGCTTCGTCGAGCGTCTTGCCGTCGACGGGGAAGGACGCGACCCCGATCGACGCGGTCAGCGTGTCGATCACCACCGGGCTGCCGTCGTTGGTGTGCGTGTGCACCACGAGCTGCCCCACCAGCTCGCGGATGCGTTCCGCGGTGGCCACCGAATCGCGCTTCGACGAGTTGGCGAGCAGCACCACGAACTCCTCGCCGCCGAACCGGCCGGCGAGATCGTGCGCCCTGGTCTGCTCCTTCACCAGCGCGGCGACGGATTTCAGCACGTCGTCGCCGGCGAGGTGGCCGTAGGTGTCGTTGACCTTCTTGAAGAAGTCGAGGTCGATCATCAGCGTGCCGAACTCGGAGTGCTCGCGAGCCGCCCTGGACATCTCGCGCTCCGCGGCGTCCTTCCACGACACCGCGTTGAGCAGCTTGGTCTTCTGGTCCGTGGTCGCCAGCTCCTCGAGGTGCTTGACCAGCACGGACCGGTGCAGCATGTGGACGGGGAACAGCACGGTCAGCGCCAGCAGCGGTTCGTGCGGCAGCACGACGACGAGCAGCCCGCCGAGGCACAGCGTGGCCAGTTCGAGGACGTTGTCGTCCCAGCTTCCGGCGCAGGTCTTCAGGTCCGGTTTCGCACTGGAGCCGAGCCGCAGGCCGAGGCCGGTCAGCACACCGTTGAGCAGGAAGCTCGCCGCGACGCCCGCCGCGATGGTGCCCGTCGCGGAGACGGATCCGGACAGCGCGTGCGAGACCGCGAAAGCGCCGTAGCAGGACAGGATCACGTTCGTCGCGTTCGCGAGGAGCAGGTGCGGCGACCCGGGCCTGATCCCGGACCAGGTCCGCCTGCCGAGGTAGGCGTAGACGAGCAGAACCAGCACGGCGGTCACCTGCGGCGGCAGGAGCAGCGCGGCGGGCAGCGTCCACACGGAGGTCATGTTCATGTGCGGACCGGCGCTCAGGATGCGGCGCTGCCGCTCGATCTTGCGGCTCACCTCGGTCTGGATGACCACGAAAGCGACCAGAATCCCGAATATGACGAAATGCGACCGCTCGATGGCGACGGTCGCGGTGGCGTGGCCGACCAGGGCGATCATCGCGATCATGGTGGTCAGCGTGTATCCCAGCCAGGGCAATGGCCGTTCGGTCACGGCCCAGTGACGGTTGGGTACCGGTTGTTCACGTTCCGTAGATTCCCCCGATGTGCTCATTTGTCCCCCAAACCCTTGCGCTTACACCGCGAAGATGCTCATGTACGGCCAGTTTCTACCGAGCTGCGGACTGTCGGCAAGAGCCGGGGGTGTGTATTTTCATCGTGGCGTCGATGAAAGGTGGCCATTATGCGCGGCAGGGATCAGTGAACTGGGGCGCTTACCAGCGCTAATACGGGCCACGTCCACAGGGGCGGCGCTTCAAGATTAATCTCGCTCAGGCGGGTCCTGTGGACGTGGCACCACTGACCACCCACTCGTGGTGCGTCGCGCGACTTTTGCGCCAGGCCAGTGCGAGCGGGATCGTGAGCACCAGGCCGGCCACCCCGAACACCCCCACCGCGCGGCTCGCGCCGAGGTGGTCCGCCAGCAGGCCGCCGACCAGCGGGCTGAGCCCGATCACCGTGGTCATTCCGGTGTTCGACAACCCCATCGCCTGCGCGCGCTGCTCGTCGGGGACGGCGAGGGTCAGCGACGCGGTCGCCTGCATGAGCGCCACGGTGCCGAGCGCGCCGGACAGGATGAACAGCAGCACGGACCAGACGAGGCCGGGCGAGAAGAAGCACATCAGCATCGGCACCGCGGCGAGCACCGACAGCGCGCCGGTCAGCTTCGGCCGGACCGGTTCGGGCACCCAGCGCGTGAACAGGAAGACGCCGATGACGCTGCCGAGCGGATCGCTCGCGAGCAGCAGCCCGACCGCCTGCGAACCACCGCTGAACGCCGACGCGTAGGGCGCCGCCAGTCCTTCGTAGACCGGGAGCATGCCCATCACCCAGGTGAACAGCACGAGCACGCGCAGGGTGGAGTTGCCGAAGATCAGCTTCCCGCCCTGCCCGATCGAGCTGAAGAACGGCTTGCGCTCCTCCTTGCTGACCGCGGCGGGGCGCGCGGCGAGGCCGAAGCGGATGCACAGGGCGGACAGCGTGAACGTGGCCGCGTCGATCAGGAGCGCGATGTGCGGGTCGACGGTCGCGATGAGCAGGCCGCCGCCGCCGAACCCGATCAGCTGAGCGGACTGGATGGTCATGTTGCGGATGCCCATCCCGACCACGAAGCGGTCGCCGGTGAGCACCTGCGGCAGCAGCGCGAGCTGGGCGGCCTTGAACGGCGGGTTGAGCAGTGACACGCCCGCGACCAGCAGCGACATCGCCCAGAACGGCAGCCCCGGAATGGCGACGGCCGCGATCAGCAGGGTGCGCGTGAGGTCGACGGCGACCATGACGGCGCGCCGGGGGAACCGGTCGGCGAGCCCGCTGAGGAAGATCCCGCCGAGCAGCGACGGCGCGAAGGTCAGCGCGTAGGTGAGCCCCGTCAGCGTCGCCGAGGAGGTGCTGCGGAACACCAGCACGGACAGTGCCACCCTGGCCAGCTGGTCGCCGAAGACGGACAGCAGCTCGCCGAACCACATCGCGCGGAATTCGGCCACGCCGAAGACCTCTTTGAAGGTGGTCCGTCCCTTTCCCTCGGCCATCCGCAGCCCCCAATGCGTAGTCGGGTTAGGACGCTCCGCGACTTTAGAACCACGTTGTAACGGCCCGGTCACGAAGTGTCAGCGGCCCAACCAGTTTCAGCCGAGGACGGTCGTGTGCGGTAGGGCCGTTCGGCCGGGTATCCGGTCAGGAATTCACTATCAAAGCAGAAACCTCGCGCACCATGGTGCGACTCCCCGGCTACAGAACGATGTCACCAGGAGGGGTCGTCCCCGGAAGTCCGGTTCACGATCGGGCAGCTTGGCATGATCCCCCGCGGGTCTCGGCAGGCACGGCGGCGACGGTGCCGCATGATGTCGCCGTCGCTCGCTCAAGATCACGGGAGAGGTCACGCATGTCAAGCCCCGTAAGGAGGGGTCCGGGCAGGCCGAGGAAGCTGCCCGCCGGGGAACAGCGCGCGCTGGTGCTCGCCGCCGCGAGGGAGGTCTTCGCCGAGGACGGGGTGCAGGGCGCGACCATCGAGCGGATCGCCAGGTCGGCCGGGGTCACGCGGCAGGGGGTGTACGAGCAGTTCGCGGACAAGGCCGCGGTGTTCGCGGCGGTGGTCGCCGAGGCGGAGCAGCTCGTGTTCGCCAAGGTCGGCGCGCCCGCGGCGGAAACCTCGGAGCTGGACCTGAAGGCGTGGGCGCGGCGCAACTACGCGTCGATGTTCGACTTCGTCGCCGAGAACCCGAGCGCGTTCGGCGTGCTCCAGGAGGCCGAGCGGATCGGCGACCCGGCGATGACCCGCCTGCGGGAGCGGCTCGCGGAGGTCTACACCGGCGAGAGCAGGCGTCGCTGGCGGATGCACGGCGTGGAGCCGGGCAGGGCGGACACCGCGCTGGTCACGATGTACTTCGCGATGACCGAAGCGCTCGTGCGCCTGTCCCGCGCCGGTGACGCGCCCGATCGCGAGGCGCTGATCGACCTGCTCACGGAGTTCACCGTCGGCGGCGTCCTGCGGATCTACGCGCAGTACCCGGACCTCATCGCCCGGCTGCGGTGAGCCGCTTTTCGAACGCCAGCAACCCGTACCCCTCCGGGTCGAGCTCGCTGGTGTCGACCGCGGTGTAGCCGGACGAGGTGTACAGGCCCGCCGCTTCGGGCTGCTTCGGGCCGGTGGTCAGGAAGATCCGGCGGTAACCGCGCTCGGCCGCCTCGGTTTCGAGCGCCGCGAGCACGAGCTTCGCGAGCCCGCGCCGCCGGTGCGCCGAATGCGTCCACACGCGCTTCAGTTCCGCCGTTTCTGTGCCGTAGCGCCGGAAAGCGCCACCCGCCACGCTTTCGCCGTGCTCTCGCGCGAGCAGCAGCACGCCGCCGGGCGCGGCGAACTCGTCCGGCGAGTACTTGGTCATCTCCGTGGTGTTGCCGTACCGGGTGAAGTACTCGTCGGCCAGTTCGGCGACCAGCGGCGCCGCTTCGGGATCGGTGATGGCGAAGGCCGCGATTTCGATCGCGCGCACGGAAGGGACACTCACTTCCGCATGGTATCCGCGCCGCGCGACCGCGTCCGTACCGTGGGAAACGGTGCCAGGGGGCGGGAAGCCGCGCGTAGCGTCCGGTGATATGGCGCCTTTCACGCTCGCGATCGTCGGCGCGGGCCCGCGCGGCGTCGGCGTGCTGGAGCGGATCGTGGCCAACGCGCCGGAGCTGCTCGGCGACCGCGGCCTCGTGGTGCACCTGATCGACCCGTTCCCGCCGGGTCCTGGCCGGGTCTGGCGGTACGACCAGTCGCCGCTGCTGCGGATGAACTCGATGCCGGAAGACGTCACGATGTTCACCGACGAGACCGTGGTGATCGACGGCCCCGTCGAACCGGGCCCGTCGCTGGCGGAATGGGCCGAGCTCGTGCGGACGGGACGGCTCGACGCCGAAGTCCCGGCACCGCTGCGGGCCGAACTGACCGCGTTGTCCGGTACGTCGTTCCCGACCAGGCGGTTGCAGAGCCAGTACCTCGGCTGGGTCTACCGGCGGGTGCTCGAATCGCTGCCGCCAGCGGTGCGGGTGGTCGAGCACGCGTCGCGCGCGGTCGGCCTCCGCGACGGTTCGCCGCAGGAAGTGCGGCTCGCCGACGGCTCGGTGGTGGCGGCCGACGCCGTGCTCTTCACCGTCGGGCACCTCGACGCGGAGCCGGACGAACCGGCGGCGGAGCTGGCCGGGTTCGCCGCCGAGCACGGCCTTCGGTACTACCCGGCGGCCTACACCGCGGACGTCGACTACCGCGCGATCCCGCCCGGTGAGCCGGTTCTCGTGCGCGGGTTCGGGCTCGCCTTCGTCGACCTGCTGCTCGTGCTCACCGAGGGCAGGGGCGGGGAGTTCGTGGAGGATTCGTGCGGCGGGCTCCGGTACGTCCCGAGTGGACGGGAGCCGACGCTGCACGTCGGGTCGCGGCGCGGCGTGCCGTACCACGCGAAGACGGGGTACCGGCTGCGCGGAAAACCGTTGGTGCTGCCGCGTTTCTTCGATTCGTACACTGTGGACAAACTCGTCGCGGCCCCGCGCGAGCTCGACTTCTTCGACGACGTTTGGCCGCATATCGCGAAAGAACTGGCCTGGGGGTACTACAGCGAGCTGTTCACCGGGCACCCCGAGCGCGTGGAGCTGGACTTCGCGGTCTTCGCCGACGCCTTCGCGGACCTGGAATGGGGCAGCGCGGGCATGCGCGGACTGGTCGAATCCGCCGTGCCGTCCGAAGTGGACAGACTGGACCTCGGCCTGCTCGACCGGCCGCTTTCCGGGCTGAGGTTCGGCACCGGGGAGGAGTTCGGCAAGCACCTGCGCGAGTACGTCGAAGCCGATCTCGCCCGCCGCGCGAACGCCGAGTACAGCGCGGACCTCGGCGCGTTCATGGCACTGCTCTCGGTGATCGGGCAGCTGCCCGCGCTGATCGGCAGCGGCCGCATCGCCGCGCGCTCCCAGCTGTCCGATGTGGATGGTTGGTTCCACGGGTTCTTCTCGTACTTCGCGAGCGGCCCGCCGCCGCGGCGGCTCGAGGAGCTGCTCGCGCTGCACCAGGCCGGGGTGGTGTCGTTCCTCGGCGCGGACATCGCGATCGAGGCCGATCCCGCCCGCCGCGCGTTCGTCGCGACCAGCGGCAGCTTCCCCGGCGAAGTCATCGCGCCGACGGTGATCGAAGCGCGCCTGCCCGAGCCGAGCGTCCGGCGCGTGGCCGATCCGCTGCTGGGCGCGTTGCGGGACGCGGGGGAACTGGTCGAAGAATCGGTGACCGACAGTGCGACCGGCGCCCGGTTGTCCTCGGGCCGCATCCACACGCGCGTGTCGGACTCGCGCCTGCTGGACCGTGACGGCGTCGCGCACCCGCGCCGGTTCGCGGTCGGCCCGCACACCAGCGCGCGGTCCGCCGCCGCGTTCACCCGCCCCCGCACGAACGCGCTGCCGTTCCGGCAGAACGACGCGCTGGCACGGGAGATCCTGCGCCTCACGCATTGACCCCGCGCTCGGGATCGGCATAAGATTCCCGGCATCGGCGCTTTCGTGGCGCCTCCTCTCGACTGCGGTGTCCAGCTCTGCCCGCGTCGACTCGCACAGCGGTGCGCATCCCCGGCGCTTTCGGCGTCCCAGCCCGTTCCCCTTCCCGGACGGGCACTTCAGCCATGCACAAAGAACGGAGTAAGCACTTGAGCACGACCCTGATCACCGACGGAACCGAACGAACGCTCCTCGAGAACATGCTCGACTTCAACCGCGAGGCCCTGATCGAGACCGCGCGCGGCCTCTCCGAAACCAACGCCCGCCGACGCCTCGTTCCCTCGCTGACGACGTCGATCTCGTTGCTCAAGCACGCCGCGGGCGCGGAACGCATTTGGTTCCAACGATTCTGGGCCGGTCTCGAAGAGTCCGAATGCGACGGATACTCGAAGCGCGACGAGGGCACCTTCGCCGTCGCGGAAGACGAGTCCCTCGACGACGTGATCGCCGAGTTCGAACGCGCGAGCCAGCGGTCCCGCGAAATCGCCGCCCGCTTCGACCTCGACGACACGAAGGACAACCCCCGCGAAGGAAAGGTCAGCATGCGGTGGACCCTGCTGCTCATGATCCAGGAATTCGCCCGGCACGCGGGACACGGCGACATCCTGCGCGAACAAATCGAAGCCCCGCACCAGAAATCGACCTGAACGCGCTCAATGCCCCGAAGGCCACCTTCGGGGCGCCAGACGCCGCGATCGCACCCCTCGCGCGCTCGACTGCCGCGGGCCCCCATGCCCCGAAAGATGTTCCTATAGAGGTCGGGTCCGGCCGCGGGGTGCTGCCGAAGGCTCATTTTGGGGCGTTGAGCGTCACGATCTCGGCCCTCGTGGCGGGCTGCCGCCCTGGTGCCTGTCCCCGAAGGTGGCCTTCGGGGCGGTAGACGCCGCGAATTCGGCCC is part of the Amycolatopsis sp. CA-230715 genome and encodes:
- a CDS encoding FAD/NAD(P)-binding protein, which produces MAPFTLAIVGAGPRGVGVLERIVANAPELLGDRGLVVHLIDPFPPGPGRVWRYDQSPLLRMNSMPEDVTMFTDETVVIDGPVEPGPSLAEWAELVRTGRLDAEVPAPLRAELTALSGTSFPTRRLQSQYLGWVYRRVLESLPPAVRVVEHASRAVGLRDGSPQEVRLADGSVVAADAVLFTVGHLDAEPDEPAAELAGFAAEHGLRYYPAAYTADVDYRAIPPGEPVLVRGFGLAFVDLLLVLTEGRGGEFVEDSCGGLRYVPSGREPTLHVGSRRGVPYHAKTGYRLRGKPLVLPRFFDSYTVDKLVAAPRELDFFDDVWPHIAKELAWGYYSELFTGHPERVELDFAVFADAFADLEWGSAGMRGLVESAVPSEVDRLDLGLLDRPLSGLRFGTGEEFGKHLREYVEADLARRANAEYSADLGAFMALLSVIGQLPALIGSGRIAARSQLSDVDGWFHGFFSYFASGPPPRRLEELLALHQAGVVSFLGADIAIEADPARRAFVATSGSFPGEVIAPTVIEARLPEPSVRRVADPLLGALRDAGELVEESVTDSATGARLSSGRIHTRVSDSRLLDRDGVAHPRRFAVGPHTSARSAAAFTRPRTNALPFRQNDALAREILRLTH
- a CDS encoding sensor domain-containing diguanylate cyclase, with product MTERPLPWLGYTLTTMIAMIALVGHATATVAIERSHFVIFGILVAFVVIQTEVSRKIERQRRILSAGPHMNMTSVWTLPAALLLPPQVTAVLVLLVYAYLGRRTWSGIRPGSPHLLLANATNVILSCYGAFAVSHALSGSVSATGTIAAGVAASFLLNGVLTGLGLRLGSSAKPDLKTCAGSWDDNVLELATLCLGGLLVVVLPHEPLLALTVLFPVHMLHRSVLVKHLEELATTDQKTKLLNAVSWKDAAEREMSRAAREHSEFGTLMIDLDFFKKVNDTYGHLAGDDVLKSVAALVKEQTRAHDLAGRFGGEEFVVLLANSSKRDSVATAERIRELVGQLVVHTHTNDGSPVVIDTLTASIGVASFPVDGKTLDEALAAADAAVYAAKRSGRNRVVASPDLDTMTEAPPLQAAA
- the fbaA gene encoding class II fructose-bisphosphate aldolase, with the translated sequence MPIATPEVYAEMLDRAKANEFAYPAINVTSSETLNAAIRGFAEAESDGIIQFSTGGSEFASGQKVKDMVVGASALAEFAHVVAAKYDVNVALHTDHCPKDKLDGFVRPLIEISAERVKNGQNPLFQSHMWDGSAIDLDENLEIAQELLAKTAAAKIILEVEIGVVGGEEDGVANDINDKLYTAEGDFLKTIDALGAGEKGRYLLAATFGNVHGVYKPGNVKLRPDVLKGGQAAAAKKLGLADDAKPFELVFHGGSGSTPEEILEAVSYGVVKMNVDTDTQYAFTRPIAEHFFKNYDGVLKIDGEVGNKKVYDPRSYLKAAEGGMAARVVEAAQNLKSAGQKL
- a CDS encoding arylamine N-acetyltransferase family protein, with the protein product MTEIWHGEQLDLDAYLAKIGFTGEPEPTVEALAALHAAHVGGIGFENVDMLLKRPYRLGVEDLQDKLVRRSRGATCSEHTTLFAAALDRIGFGVTGLSGRILMGSTKIRPATHGLLRVETAETADTGRVWACDVGFGGGPLAPIELADGAEASPGVWRYRLARGRTELGGERWTLSSVRDGAWIDVHAFTLDPRYPADYQLTSHFIATHPKSPFAGRLFAQRMLPESLLILDDTRLTVNTPEGVREERAIEPRELPATLADSFGVALDADEAAGLVAFLEAKREQDSAA
- a CDS encoding TetR/AcrR family transcriptional regulator, with product MSSPVRRGPGRPRKLPAGEQRALVLAAAREVFAEDGVQGATIERIARSAGVTRQGVYEQFADKAAVFAAVVAEAEQLVFAKVGAPAAETSELDLKAWARRNYASMFDFVAENPSAFGVLQEAERIGDPAMTRLRERLAEVYTGESRRRWRMHGVEPGRADTALVTMYFAMTEALVRLSRAGDAPDREALIDLLTEFTVGGVLRIYAQYPDLIARLR
- a CDS encoding DUF3151 domain-containing protein — its product is MTHNLLGPEPTRLPEHTAAQAALDAGTDPAEVAAEHPYYSEAWATLAEKAFDAGETVAAYAYARTGYHRGLDQLRRAGWKGFGPVPWEHRPNQGFLRALAVLAKAARKIGETEEYDRCRTFITDSDPAAAEATGLS
- a CDS encoding GNAT family N-acetyltransferase, giving the protein MSVPSVRAIEIAAFAITDPEAAPLVAELADEYFTRYGNTTEMTKYSPDEFAAPGGVLLLAREHGESVAGGAFRRYGTETAELKRVWTHSAHRRRGLAKLVLAALETEAAERGYRRIFLTTGPKQPEAAGLYTSSGYTAVDTSELDPEGYGLLAFEKRLTAAGR
- a CDS encoding DinB family protein, which translates into the protein MSTTLITDGTERTLLENMLDFNREALIETARGLSETNARRRLVPSLTTSISLLKHAAGAERIWFQRFWAGLEESECDGYSKRDEGTFAVAEDESLDDVIAEFERASQRSREIAARFDLDDTKDNPREGKVSMRWTLLLMIQEFARHAGHGDILREQIEAPHQKST
- a CDS encoding MFS transporter, encoding MAEGKGRTTFKEVFGVAEFRAMWFGELLSVFGDQLARVALSVLVFRSTSSATLTGLTYALTFAPSLLGGIFLSGLADRFPRRAVMVAVDLTRTLLIAAVAIPGLPFWAMSLLVAGVSLLNPPFKAAQLALLPQVLTGDRFVVGMGIRNMTIQSAQLIGFGGGGLLIATVDPHIALLIDAATFTLSALCIRFGLAARPAAVSKEERKPFFSSIGQGGKLIFGNSTLRVLVLFTWVMGMLPVYEGLAAPYASAFSGGSQAVGLLLASDPLGSVIGVFLFTRWVPEPVRPKLTGALSVLAAVPMLMCFFSPGLVWSVLLFILSGALGTVALMQATASLTLAVPDEQRAQAMGLSNTGMTTVIGLSPLVGGLLADHLGASRAVGVFGVAGLVLTIPLALAWRKSRATHHEWVVSGATSTGPA